One genomic window of Bacillus mycoides includes the following:
- a CDS encoding N-acetylmuramoyl-L-alanine amidase has protein sequence MKLVIDAGHGGYDSGAVGNGLVEKELTLQIARRVRDILSANYPINIKMTRDSDVFISLSERANIANSFGADYFISFHINSGGGTGFESYIYNALSNSSSAYEKQQKMHAAVNPVLTKYGLRDRGAKKANYAVLRETAMDAILTETAFIDTTFDANLLKNPQFIEDLSQAYANGIAAIFGVAPNPNPPNPQPPNPQPTPQTKGIAYILGKNVNLRSGPSTSSSVIRQLNSPESYVVYQESNGWLDLGNGQWVYNDPSYINFVKTSNSDGSAIGVAYIQGTNVNLRNGPSTSSLVIRKLNKPESYLVFINQNGWLNLGGNQWVYNDPSYIKYNQY, from the coding sequence ATGAAACTTGTTATAGACGCAGGGCATGGTGGATATGATTCGGGTGCTGTTGGTAATGGGTTAGTGGAAAAAGAGTTAACACTTCAAATTGCTAGACGTGTGCGAGATATTTTATCTGCAAATTACCCAATCAATATTAAAATGACACGTGATAGTGATGTGTTTATCTCTTTATCAGAACGTGCTAATATTGCTAATTCATTTGGTGCAGATTATTTTATCTCATTTCACATTAATAGTGGCGGTGGAACTGGATTTGAAAGTTATATTTACAACGCGCTATCTAATAGTAGTTCCGCATATGAAAAGCAACAAAAAATGCATGCAGCAGTAAATCCTGTATTAACAAAATACGGCCTTCGTGACCGAGGAGCCAAAAAAGCAAATTATGCGGTACTAAGAGAGACTGCAATGGATGCAATATTAACAGAGACTGCCTTTATTGATACTACATTTGATGCTAATTTATTGAAAAATCCACAATTTATTGAAGATCTAAGTCAAGCGTATGCAAACGGAATAGCAGCTATTTTTGGAGTAGCTCCAAATCCGAATCCTCCAAATCCACAACCTCCAAACCCGCAGCCAACACCACAAACGAAGGGGATTGCTTATATCCTTGGAAAAAATGTGAATTTAAGAAGTGGTCCATCAACGTCTTCTTCAGTTATTCGTCAACTAAACTCCCCAGAATCGTATGTCGTATATCAGGAAAGTAACGGATGGTTAGACTTAGGAAATGGACAATGGGTGTATAATGACCCTTCGTACATTAATTTTGTAAAGACGAGCAATAGTGATGGAAGCGCAATTGGTGTCGCATATATTCAAGGAACGAATGTGAATTTAAGAAATGGTCCATCAACATCTTCTTTAGTTATTCGTAAATTAAATAAACCAGAATCTTATTTAGTATTTATTAATCAAAACGGTTGGTTGAACCTTG
- a CDS encoding GNAT family N-acetyltransferase, with product MITFEKVNIENESAVKEMFHSHSLDEKKVQYCVKVDDTYIGVIDYSVQEESAILSQLIIHFDYQGYGYGTNTYFTFEEMMKQRNVKEIKVLHEVFTEQAKSFIEGSGFIEENGIYVKKI from the coding sequence ATGATTACGTTTGAGAAAGTAAATATAGAAAATGAAAGCGCTGTAAAAGAAATGTTTCACTCACACAGCTTAGATGAGAAAAAGGTTCAGTATTGTGTAAAAGTTGATGATACATATATTGGTGTAATAGATTATAGCGTTCAAGAAGAGAGTGCTATTTTGTCACAGTTAATTATTCATTTTGATTATCAAGGTTATGGATACGGGACAAATACGTATTTTACATTTGAAGAAATGATGAAACAGAGAAATGTGAAAGAAATAAAAGTATTGCATGAGGTATTTACGGAACAAGCTAAATCTTTCATAGAGGGATCTGGTTTTATTGAGGAAAATGGAATATATGTAAAGAAAATATAG